A single genomic interval of Panthera tigris isolate Pti1 chromosome E3, P.tigris_Pti1_mat1.1, whole genome shotgun sequence harbors:
- the LOC102963198 gene encoding non-histone chromosomal protein HMG-14-like yields MPKRKVSSTKGVEKKEPNGRAVRLSAKSAPAKLEMKSKKATGKDKSSDKKVQTKGEGKAKRNQAEVANQETKEALPAENGETKNEESPASDEAGEKEAKSD; encoded by the coding sequence ATGCCCAAAAGGAAGGTCAGCTCCACCAAGGGGGTGGAGAAGAAGGAGCCCAATGGAAGGGCAGTGAGGTTGTCAGCTAAATCTGCTCCTGcaaaattggaaatgaaatcCAAAAAGGCGACAGGAAAGGATAAATCTTCAGACAAGAAAGTGCAAACAAAGGGGGAAGGCAAAGCAAAGAGAAATCAGGCTGAAGTGGCTAACCAAGAGACAAAAGAAGCCTTACCTGCAGAAAATGGAGAAACTAAAAATGAGGAGAGCCCAGCCTCTGatgaagcaggagagaaggaagccaaATCTGATTAA